One part of the Parabacteroides distasonis ATCC 8503 genome encodes these proteins:
- a CDS encoding PLP-dependent aminotransferase family protein, protein MKLKFAKRMSYIKASEIREILKVTEREDVISFAGGLPAPELFPIDEINKMNQVVLQEAGAKALQYTTTEGYYPLREWIAKRMNERLGTSFDKDNILITHGSQQGLDLSGKVFLDDGDIVLCESPTYLAAISAFKSYGSGFIEIPTDEEGMDMATLEEVLNNTQNIKLIYVIPTFQNPTGKTWSLERRKKLAELSALYDIPVIEDNPYGELRFEGESLPSIKSFDKVGNILCTGSFSKIFCPGFRIGWIAGDKDIIRKYVLVKQGTDLQCNTIAQMTIAEYLKRYDIDEHISKIVEVYRKRRDIALECIERYFPNDIKYTHPQGGLFTWIELPENISAHDILQKCIEQKIAFVPGSSFYPVEHKENTFRINYSNMPEDRIMKGLQVIGEVLKEYIHQLK, encoded by the coding sequence ATGAAGTTGAAATTTGCCAAAAGAATGTCTTATATAAAGGCTTCGGAAATAAGAGAAATACTCAAAGTTACAGAACGGGAAGATGTTATTTCATTTGCTGGTGGACTACCTGCCCCTGAGCTATTCCCCATAGATGAAATTAACAAAATGAATCAGGTCGTTTTGCAAGAAGCAGGAGCAAAAGCTCTTCAATATACGACTACTGAAGGGTATTATCCTTTACGTGAATGGATTGCCAAACGAATGAATGAACGCTTAGGGACATCGTTCGATAAGGATAATATTCTTATAACTCACGGTTCGCAACAAGGATTAGATTTATCCGGAAAAGTATTTCTGGACGATGGTGATATCGTATTGTGTGAAAGCCCCACCTATTTAGCAGCAATTAGCGCATTCAAATCATATGGGAGTGGCTTCATTGAAATTCCAACAGATGAAGAAGGCATGGATATGGCTACTTTGGAAGAGGTACTGAATAATACTCAAAATATAAAACTAATATATGTAATACCAACCTTTCAAAATCCCACTGGAAAAACATGGAGTTTGGAAAGACGAAAAAAACTGGCTGAACTATCTGCTTTATATGATATTCCTGTTATTGAAGATAACCCTTATGGAGAATTAAGGTTTGAAGGAGAGTCTTTACCCTCTATAAAGTCTTTTGATAAGGTAGGTAATATCTTATGCACTGGTAGTTTTTCTAAAATCTTTTGTCCGGGCTTTCGGATTGGGTGGATTGCAGGTGATAAAGATATTATCCGCAAGTATGTGTTAGTTAAGCAGGGCACTGATTTGCAGTGTAACACAATAGCTCAAATGACTATTGCCGAATATCTAAAACGATATGATATTGATGAGCATATTAGCAAAATAGTAGAAGTCTACAGAAAACGCAGAGATATAGCTTTAGAATGTATTGAACGCTATTTTCCTAATGACATAAAATATACTCATCCTCAAGGCGGGTTATTTACTTGGATTGAATTACCCGAAAATATTTCAGCGCATGACATCCTGCAAAAATGCATTGAACAGAAAATAGCCTTTGTACCCGGCAGTTCATTTTATCCTGTTGAGCACAAAGAAAATACTTTTAGAATAAATTACTCTAATATGCCAGAAGATAGAATCATGAAAGGACTTCAAGTAATAGGGGAAGTACTAAAAGAATACATACATCAGTTAAAGTGA
- a CDS encoding PLP-dependent aminotransferase family protein, with amino-acid sequence MKKEILYQEIARTIACQIKKGVWKAGEKLPSLRTISNENGVSLNTAIQAYYELEKDGFIISRPKSGYIVNYKPIRLSVPATTQPSVKPESKEVVDLIADVYSSLEIGDKSITRFSLGMPEDILLPIAKLNKELIRAMQALPGNGTRYDETQGNMRLRKSIARFTYSWKGNLTEDDIVTTAGVTNAVALALSVITKVGDTIAVESPVYFGMLQLANSMGLRILELPTNPVTGIDPDALKKVLPQIKACLLISNFNNPLGSCMPDEHKRVVVDMLAGYDIPLIEDDLYGDLFFGNSRPKPCKAFDKKGLVLWCGAVSKTLAPGYRVGWIAPGKFKHAIIRQKNIHLISTPALNQEAVANFMENDRYENHLRKLRQELYANSIHFAHSIMDYFPENTKIVTPQGGFMLWVELDKQIDTTELYYRAMQRKISIAPGRMFTLQEQYTNCMRLSYGQRWTPLLEERLKQLGDIIKNHFN; translated from the coding sequence ATGAAAAAAGAAATCCTATATCAAGAAATAGCGAGAACTATTGCCTGTCAAATTAAGAAAGGCGTGTGGAAAGCTGGTGAGAAACTACCTTCTTTACGCACTATTAGCAATGAAAATGGTGTAAGTCTTAATACGGCAATTCAGGCATATTATGAATTGGAAAAAGACGGATTTATAATATCACGCCCAAAATCAGGGTATATTGTCAATTACAAACCCATACGCCTATCTGTTCCAGCGACAACACAACCGTCTGTAAAGCCTGAGAGCAAAGAGGTGGTAGATTTGATTGCTGACGTATACAGCTCGTTAGAAATAGGAGATAAATCGATCACTCGATTTTCATTAGGAATGCCCGAAGATATTTTATTACCAATTGCAAAACTTAATAAAGAACTTATAAGAGCTATGCAGGCACTTCCGGGTAATGGAACCCGGTATGATGAAACACAGGGAAATATGCGATTACGTAAATCTATAGCTCGTTTTACGTATAGTTGGAAGGGAAACTTGACAGAAGATGATATAGTGACAACTGCCGGAGTTACTAATGCGGTTGCTTTAGCTTTATCTGTAATTACTAAGGTAGGAGATACTATTGCGGTTGAAAGTCCGGTCTATTTTGGAATGTTACAATTAGCCAATAGTATGGGGTTACGTATATTGGAATTACCTACCAATCCAGTAACAGGGATTGATCCAGATGCGCTGAAAAAAGTTTTACCACAAATTAAAGCTTGCCTGCTTATAAGCAACTTTAATAACCCATTGGGAAGTTGTATGCCTGATGAACATAAAAGGGTAGTTGTTGATATGCTGGCCGGATATGATATACCTTTGATCGAGGATGATTTATATGGTGATTTATTTTTTGGAAATTCACGTCCTAAGCCCTGCAAGGCTTTTGACAAGAAGGGGCTTGTTTTATGGTGTGGTGCGGTATCTAAAACATTAGCGCCGGGGTATCGGGTAGGATGGATTGCTCCCGGCAAATTTAAACATGCTATTATTCGCCAAAAGAATATTCACCTTATTTCTACGCCTGCGCTTAATCAAGAAGCGGTTGCCAATTTCATGGAGAATGACAGATACGAAAACCATTTACGTAAACTGCGACAAGAATTATACGCAAACAGTATTCATTTTGCCCATTCCATCATGGATTACTTCCCCGAGAATACAAAAATTGTTACTCCACAAGGAGGATTTATGCTTTGGGTGGAATTAGACAAACAGATTGATACAACAGAACTTTATTATCGGGCTATGCAGCGAAAAATAAGCATAGCCCCCGGACGTATGTTTACATTACAAGAGCAATATACCAATTGTATGCGTTTAAGCTATGGACAACGATGGACTCCACTTCTTGAAGAACGCTTAAAACAATTGGGGGATATAATTAAAAATCACTTTAACTGA
- a CDS encoding winged helix DNA-binding domain-containing protein — MITHIRVASQQLEQPRFESPKELVSWMGAIQAQEYEMAKWAIGIRLRSSSLEKVNEALYKGDILRTHVMRPTWHFVAAEDIRWMLMLSSERIKAAVMSYAKGHFGKIEKTLFTRYLDQIGKILEGYKSLTKQEVTTELQKSGILPTIDHVNLFLTWGEVEGIVCSGIDKGKKTTYALLDERVPPTRELCREEALARLASRYFQSHSPAQLQDFVWWSGLTATECRLAINLIKTELITETFDSREYFIHQSWKGKNESKPVLRLLPAFDEYLISYKNRTDVLPLEHHPKAFNRFGTFYPVILYNGKIIGNWSRSIKKNTIQIEMDFFEKKPRIPVKLIQQAEAQIDAFYRGLSHRPALQCREK; from the coding sequence ATGATAACACATATACGAGTAGCTAGCCAACAATTGGAACAACCCCGATTCGAGTCCCCGAAAGAGTTGGTCTCTTGGATGGGCGCTATCCAGGCGCAGGAGTATGAGATGGCCAAATGGGCGATCGGTATTCGCTTGAGATCCTCTTCCCTTGAAAAGGTAAATGAGGCTTTGTACAAAGGTGATATTCTACGTACCCATGTGATGCGTCCTACTTGGCATTTCGTGGCCGCCGAGGATATCCGTTGGATGCTTATGCTATCTTCCGAGCGTATCAAGGCTGCCGTTATGTCGTACGCCAAGGGACATTTCGGGAAGATAGAAAAAACGCTGTTCACAAGATACCTAGATCAGATCGGAAAGATACTGGAAGGATACAAAAGCCTGACCAAACAAGAAGTAACGACGGAATTGCAAAAATCCGGGATTTTGCCCACCATAGATCACGTAAACCTTTTCCTTACATGGGGTGAGGTGGAAGGCATCGTCTGTAGCGGGATCGATAAAGGAAAGAAAACGACTTACGCCTTATTGGACGAACGTGTCCCTCCTACTCGTGAACTTTGCAGGGAAGAGGCTCTGGCGAGATTGGCATCCAGATATTTTCAAAGCCACTCCCCTGCCCAGTTACAGGATTTTGTTTGGTGGTCCGGGCTAACCGCTACCGAGTGTAGGCTCGCTATCAATCTGATCAAGACGGAGTTAATAACCGAGACGTTCGATTCCCGTGAATATTTCATCCACCAATCATGGAAAGGAAAAAATGAGAGCAAACCTGTACTGCGTCTCCTCCCCGCCTTCGATGAATACTTGATCAGTTACAAAAACCGCACGGACGTATTGCCGCTAGAACATCATCCAAAAGCGTTCAACCGATTCGGTACCTTCTACCCAGTTATCTTGTATAACGGAAAGATAATAGGTAATTGGAGCCGCTCCATTAAAAAAAACACCATTCAAATAGAAATGGACTTTTTCGAGAAGAAGCCCCGCATTCCAGTGAAATTAATCCAGCAGGCCGAAGCGCAGATAGACGCTTTTTATAGAGGCTTATCGCACCGCCCAGCGCTTCAATGTCGGGAAAAATAA
- a CDS encoding hexokinase family protein: protein MEKNIFWLENDQLKEIASSFREKVEEGLKHENAEIQCIPTFISPKTSDINGKALVLDLGGTNYRVATVDLGQGSPTIHPNNGWKKDMSIMKSPGYTREELFKELADMIVGIKRDEEMPIGYCFSYPAESVLSGDAKLLRWTKGVDIKEMVGQLVGKPLLDYLNEHCKIKFTGIKVLNDTIASLFAGLTDNSYDAYIGLIVGTGTNMATFIPADKIKKLDPSYNIQGLVPVNLESGNFHPPFLTTVDDTVDAISGSLGKQRFEKAVSGMYLGDILKATFPLDEFENKFDAQKLTAIMNYPDIHKDVYVDVAHWIYNRSAQLVAASLLGLIQLLRSYNKDIQKICLVAEGSLFWSENRKDKNYNILVLEKLQELLNESALADVEIHINNMNNANLIGTGIAALS from the coding sequence ATGGAGAAAAATATTTTCTGGTTAGAAAATGACCAACTCAAAGAGATAGCCAGTTCATTTCGGGAAAAGGTTGAAGAGGGATTAAAACATGAAAATGCGGAGATACAATGCATACCGACTTTTATCTCTCCCAAAACCTCTGATATTAATGGAAAAGCATTGGTTCTCGATTTAGGAGGAACCAACTATAGAGTAGCGACCGTCGATCTTGGACAAGGATCACCAACCATCCATCCCAACAATGGGTGGAAAAAAGACATGTCGATCATGAAATCACCGGGATATACTCGTGAGGAGCTATTTAAAGAATTAGCCGATATGATTGTCGGGATAAAACGGGATGAGGAAATGCCAATCGGCTATTGTTTTTCTTATCCAGCAGAATCCGTACTCAGTGGAGACGCCAAATTGTTACGTTGGACAAAAGGAGTCGACATTAAAGAAATGGTAGGGCAATTAGTAGGCAAACCACTTCTCGACTACCTAAACGAACATTGTAAAATCAAATTTACAGGTATTAAAGTATTAAACGATACTATCGCCAGCTTGTTTGCCGGCCTAACCGACAATAGCTATGACGCCTATATCGGTCTGATCGTAGGAACAGGCACCAACATGGCCACTTTCATTCCGGCGGATAAAATAAAGAAATTAGATCCGAGCTATAATATACAAGGCTTAGTCCCTGTCAACCTAGAGTCGGGTAACTTCCATCCTCCATTCCTCACGACAGTCGATGATACGGTTGACGCCATTTCAGGCAGCCTTGGAAAACAGCGGTTTGAGAAAGCGGTTTCGGGTATGTATCTAGGCGATATATTGAAAGCAACTTTCCCTTTGGATGAGTTTGAGAATAAATTCGATGCCCAAAAATTGACCGCTATCATGAACTATCCGGATATTCACAAGGACGTATATGTAGATGTAGCTCATTGGATCTACAACAGATCAGCACAATTAGTCGCCGCATCGCTACTGGGCCTTATTCAGTTACTGAGATCATATAATAAAGATATACAAAAAATCTGTCTAGTAGCCGAAGGCAGTCTATTTTGGAGCGAGAATAGAAAAGATAAAAACTATAACATTCTTGTTCTGGAGAAATTACAAGAACTCCTTAATGAATCCGCATTAGCGGATGTCGAAATCCATATCAACAATATGAATAACGCAAACTTGATAGGAACAGGTATAGCGGCGCTCTCTTGA
- the corA gene encoding magnesium/cobalt transporter CorA produces the protein MRRNEYTHRRRHISNRHLSDKYYYAGEHETATGIRLTQYNEQSLHTKEVRITDTSFSKLTDSNQINWFEVSGLTNADAITRIVKDFGLHNLDAKDILTPQHVVKVEEYKGRMLIVLNSCYYDVNNEMRSEHISILVANNTVITFTESNNPVFEAAHKALLSNMLNIRKKGSGLLLAFLLNTIIANLVESASKVEEILEDIEETLLDPKNDQGNMGSLIQQHRHEYMIIRKNSLPLKDQFSKLLRTENGIITPDILPIYNDLQDQLQFVIQTTESCREITSSLVDLYISNNDLRMNAIMKRLTIVSTLFIPLTFLVGVWGMNFKIMPELDWRYGYFIAWAVMIATGVLTWLYMKRKDWY, from the coding sequence ATGAGACGGAATGAATATACACACAGGAGAAGACATATATCCAACCGGCATTTATCGGACAAGTATTATTACGCCGGCGAACATGAGACAGCAACCGGCATCCGTCTCACTCAATACAACGAACAATCTTTGCATACGAAAGAGGTGCGGATAACCGACACCTCTTTCAGCAAACTAACCGACTCGAATCAGATCAATTGGTTCGAGGTTAGCGGATTGACCAATGCGGATGCCATTACCCGTATCGTAAAAGATTTCGGACTGCATAATCTGGACGCTAAGGATATCTTGACTCCCCAACACGTGGTCAAGGTAGAGGAATACAAAGGACGAATGCTTATCGTATTAAACTCCTGCTATTACGATGTCAATAACGAGATGCGGTCTGAGCACATCAGCATACTGGTAGCTAACAATACGGTTATCACTTTTACGGAAAGCAACAACCCCGTATTCGAGGCCGCTCATAAAGCGCTACTATCCAACATGCTGAACATCCGGAAAAAAGGCAGTGGATTGCTGCTCGCTTTCCTTCTAAACACCATCATAGCGAATCTAGTAGAATCCGCCTCAAAGGTAGAAGAGATACTAGAGGATATAGAAGAGACTTTGCTCGATCCTAAGAACGATCAGGGTAATATGGGTTCCCTAATCCAACAACACCGCCATGAGTACATGATTATCCGTAAGAATAGCCTACCGCTGAAAGATCAATTCTCAAAACTATTACGAACAGAGAACGGGATTATCACCCCGGATATCCTACCGATCTATAATGACCTGCAAGACCAACTCCAATTCGTTATCCAAACAACGGAAAGCTGCCGGGAAATCACCTCTTCCCTTGTCGATCTTTATATATCCAATAACGATCTTAGGATGAACGCCATCATGAAACGGCTGACGATTGTCTCCACCCTTTTCATCCCTTTGACATTCTTGGTGGGCGTATGGGGTATGAACTTCAAGATAATGCCGGAATTGGATTGGCGTTACGGTTATTTCATCGCTTGGGCCGTCATGATAGCTACCGGAGTATTGACTTGGCTATATATGAAACGAAAGGATTGGTATTAA
- a CDS encoding recombinase family protein — MTIAYLNVATDRQHLDIQREEISSFAAAKDIHVDKWVMEVSGEKAKQPGPKLKLVLERLKKGDALIVSDITRLCLTLYELMGILTVCMEKDVTVYCINDRYIFDDRMDRQLMINVFKQVDEIDHSLVSIRTKDALEQVKSTGKRLGRPKGSESKLFFLDAHKGEIMNMLERGESVGSICEHFNVSKNTFYKYRKKFFRS; from the coding sequence ATGACGATAGCGTATTTAAATGTGGCTACGGACCGGCAACACTTGGATATTCAAAGGGAAGAGATCTCTTCTTTTGCTGCGGCCAAAGATATCCATGTGGATAAATGGGTCATGGAAGTATCCGGAGAGAAAGCGAAACAGCCGGGACCAAAGTTAAAACTTGTTCTCGAACGCTTGAAGAAAGGGGATGCCTTGATCGTATCGGATATTACCCGTTTGTGTCTTACCTTATATGAGTTGATGGGGATACTTACCGTTTGCATGGAGAAGGACGTGACGGTCTATTGTATAAACGACCGTTATATATTCGATGACCGGATGGATCGCCAATTGATGATTAATGTCTTCAAGCAAGTAGACGAGATTGATCACAGTCTGGTTTCCATACGTACAAAAGACGCCTTGGAACAGGTGAAAAGTACGGGAAAGCGGTTGGGACGTCCTAAAGGCTCGGAATCCAAGTTGTTCTTCTTGGATGCCCATAAGGGGGAGATCATGAACATGTTGGAGCGGGGAGAATCGGTAGGATCGATTTGCGAGCATTTCAACGTCTCTAAGAATACTTTTTATAAGTATAGGAAGAAATTCTTCAGATCGTAA
- a CDS encoding helix-turn-helix domain-containing protein, translating to MKPDTENIYQRKINQVIDYINANLHLPLRLDIIAGQVNVSERQLLRIMKGALNESLYAYVARQRVERAVLYMHTEDMSLADLASRVGYDNPQSFSKAFKKQFSVSPKAYMDKLRARLREETEKWSNASVGKEIIPSGMFGTIRLQKGKYAVYTLKGSYAGLQELYNTINIDFNYTKRHGMAFEEYVSYSEEDDDTQVTKIYIPIK from the coding sequence ATGAAGCCTGATACGGAAAACATATATCAACGGAAAATCAATCAAGTAATTGATTATATCAATGCGAATTTGCATCTCCCTTTACGACTGGATATAATAGCCGGGCAAGTAAACGTGTCCGAGCGGCAGCTACTACGTATTATGAAAGGAGCCTTGAATGAGTCATTATATGCTTATGTGGCGAGGCAACGTGTAGAGCGAGCGGTTCTATATATGCATACGGAAGATATGAGTCTGGCAGATCTAGCGAGTCGGGTAGGCTATGATAACCCCCAATCTTTCTCGAAAGCGTTCAAGAAACAATTCAGCGTATCTCCGAAAGCTTATATGGATAAGTTGCGAGCACGTCTGAGAGAAGAGACCGAGAAGTGGAGTAATGCTTCGGTCGGGAAGGAGATTATTCCATCAGGGATGTTCGGTACGATTCGTTTGCAGAAAGGAAAATATGCGGTTTATACCTTAAAAGGTAGTTATGCGGGATTACAAGAACTATATAATACTATAAATATAGATTTCAATTATACCAAACGGCATGGAATGGCGTTTGAGGAATATGTGAGTTATTCGGAAGAGGATGACGATACCCAAGTGACAAAGATTTATATACCAATAAAATAA
- a CDS encoding cupin domain-containing protein, producing MDKIKKTNMNIKKITIAMLITLISIGNINAQEMKTEIPKISEFPTGNENTGFEQYFSGKSWLAPLTSNKDLNVPMFNVTFEPNCRNNWHTHTGGQILIAVGGVGYYQERGKSARRLLPGDVVEIAPNVEHWHGASPDSWFSHIAVECNPQTNKNTWLEPVSDEEYGKAVNDK from the coding sequence ATGGATAAAATCAAGAAAACAAATATGAATATAAAGAAAATAACCATTGCCATGTTGATCACATTAATCTCTATTGGCAATATAAACGCACAAGAAATGAAAACTGAAATTCCAAAAATTAGTGAATTCCCTACAGGAAATGAAAACACCGGGTTTGAACAATATTTCTCGGGGAAGTCTTGGCTAGCGCCATTAACAAGCAATAAGGATTTAAACGTACCAATGTTTAACGTAACGTTTGAACCTAACTGCCGAAACAACTGGCACACGCATACAGGAGGGCAGATACTCATCGCCGTAGGTGGTGTGGGTTATTATCAAGAACGAGGTAAAAGCGCCCGTCGTTTACTACCCGGGGATGTTGTCGAAATCGCACCAAACGTAGAGCATTGGCACGGCGCCTCACCGGACAGTTGGTTTTCGCATATCGCCGTAGAATGCAATCCCCAAACCAACAAAAATACTTGGCTTGAGCCGGTAAGTGATGAGGAATATGGGAAGGCCGTAAATGATAAGTAG
- a CDS encoding DUF4747 family protein gives MYEHDGLIYGSLINYTKLNEEGWFNEETEEIEDVNINPNLNPNSKEWEYFFLPQAHRLAIFEDANTSSSQIAYFFEDALNKVTDKNKGENVKVNIVATEDAIEKIFNAVQLTNLEIKVSYTNNDNNDEWEAIIDEQMKESEVSVVSTKVSGTKKKPIKLKKKTFLGGMLKLSRENGYAKATAYFDGKRDVINTKEHPLIDEVRYENEDSLLDKIKSRILSLSKRHE, from the coding sequence TTGTATGAGCATGATGGATTAATCTATGGTTCATTAATTAACTATACAAAACTAAATGAAGAAGGGTGGTTTAATGAGGAAACAGAAGAAATTGAAGATGTAAATATCAATCCTAATCTAAATCCCAACTCAAAAGAATGGGAATATTTCTTCTTGCCACAAGCACATCGTTTAGCAATATTTGAAGATGCCAATACATCTTCATCCCAAATAGCCTATTTTTTTGAAGATGCATTAAATAAAGTTACAGATAAGAACAAAGGTGAGAATGTAAAAGTTAATATTGTAGCAACAGAGGATGCTATTGAAAAGATCTTTAATGCAGTGCAATTAACCAATTTAGAAATCAAAGTATCATATACAAACAATGATAATAATGATGAATGGGAAGCCATCATAGACGAGCAAATGAAAGAAAGCGAAGTATCTGTCGTTTCAACAAAAGTATCAGGGACCAAAAAGAAACCTATAAAATTAAAGAAAAAAACTTTTTTAGGTGGTATGTTGAAACTTAGTAGGGAAAACGGATATGCCAAAGCTACCGCATATTTTGATGGGAAACGAGATGTTATTAACACGAAAGAGCATCCTTTAATTGATGAGGTTCGATATGAAAATGAAGATTCTCTGTTAGATAAAATAAAGAGTCGTATATTATCATTATCAAAAAGACATGAGTAA
- a CDS encoding phage integrase SAM-like domain-containing protein, protein MNNELKVSFYIKREKSATNACGIYPVIGKIIVGGTLAQFSSKLKVDERLWDVKSGRATGKSRQAVELNRAINRINLAIHASYKDILKRTGKVTAVEVKNAFQGVATAQTTVIALFEEMMRDFKARTGIDRAESTYKQYEVLHDQLKDFLKIQYHASDIPFTELDLPFIESLDFYFRVRRKMKARTVKSRLVLFNKVVLLG, encoded by the coding sequence ATGAACAACGAACTGAAAGTGTCCTTTTACATCAAAAGGGAAAAGAGCGCAACCAACGCCTGCGGCATTTATCCGGTGATTGGCAAAATCATTGTCGGCGGTACGTTAGCCCAGTTCAGCAGCAAGCTGAAAGTCGATGAACGCCTGTGGGATGTCAAGTCAGGACGTGCGACCGGAAAGAGCAGGCAAGCCGTTGAGCTGAACCGGGCGATAAACAGGATAAACCTTGCCATTCATGCCAGCTACAAGGACATCTTGAAGCGGACGGGCAAAGTCACAGCCGTGGAGGTAAAGAACGCCTTTCAGGGTGTCGCAACCGCACAGACGACTGTCATTGCCCTGTTTGAGGAAATGATGCGGGATTTCAAGGCGAGGACGGGCATAGACCGGGCGGAATCGACTTACAAGCAGTACGAGGTGCTGCACGACCAACTGAAAGACTTCCTGAAAATACAGTACCACGCAAGCGACATACCGTTTACAGAACTGGACTTGCCTTTCATCGAATCTTTGGACTTCTATTTCAGGGTAAGGCGCAAAATGAAAGCAAGAACCGTCAAATCAAGGCTCGTGCTGTTTAACAAAGTCGTCCTGCTGGGATAG
- a CDS encoding DUF5712 family protein, whose amino-acid sequence MHIDFASPSNGTYNNAGSSRQLANYLEHEDLERIEKGIYTEGFFNLTDNNIYKSKVIKDIDTNIGQLLKTDAKFYAIHVSPSEKELQVMGDTEQKQAETMKRYIRQVFIPEYAKNFNKELSASDIKFYGKIHFDRSRSENELNMHCHLIVSRKDQANKKKLSPLTNHKNTKNGAITGGFDRVNLFQQTEQGFDKLFGYNRQQSESFDYHNTMKNGSIFEQLDLQAQTFIGEKKKDTFQPSEKENNISCNLDSKIQNKHSYNQQNNNGGDSLLSIFSLGDGNSYNAIQAEELQTQRRKKKKKKRRQL is encoded by the coding sequence ATGCACATAGACTTTGCCTCGCCATCGAACGGAACATATAACAATGCAGGCAGTAGCCGACAGTTGGCAAATTACCTCGAACATGAGGATTTAGAAAGGATAGAAAAGGGTATCTATACCGAAGGATTTTTCAATCTGACAGATAATAATATCTATAAATCAAAGGTCATAAAGGATATAGATACAAATATCGGCCAACTCCTAAAAACAGATGCCAAGTTTTATGCTATCCATGTCAGCCCATCGGAAAAGGAGCTTCAAGTGATGGGTGACACAGAGCAGAAGCAAGCCGAAACTATGAAACGTTATATTCGTCAAGTGTTTATACCTGAATATGCTAAGAACTTCAATAAAGAACTATCCGCTTCGGATATAAAGTTCTATGGTAAGATTCATTTTGACCGTAGTCGTTCGGAAAATGAACTGAATATGCACTGCCATTTGATTGTGAGCCGGAAAGACCAAGCCAATAAAAAGAAGCTATCACCATTGACTAATCATAAGAACACCAAGAATGGAGCAATAACAGGTGGCTTTGACCGTGTGAATCTGTTCCAGCAGACAGAACAGGGATTTGATAAACTGTTCGGTTATAACCGACAACAATCCGAATCGTTTGATTACCATAACACAATGAAGAACGGTTCTATCTTCGAACAACTTGATTTACAGGCACAAACCTTTATTGGCGAAAAGAAAAAAGATACATTCCAACCCAGTGAAAAAGAAAACAATATTTCTTGCAATCTTGATAGCAAGATACAGAACAAACATTCTTACAATCAACAAAATAACAATGGCGGTGATTCTTTGTTATCTATCTTTTCGTTAGGTGATGGCAACAGTTATAATGCTATACAAGCAGAGGAATTACAAACACAGAGACGCAAGAAGAAAAAAAAGAAAAGACGTCAGCTGTAA
- a CDS encoding zinc ribbon domain-containing protein has translation METKFCQSCGMPLQKNEELGTNHDGSKNEEYCCYCYKDGAFTMACTMDQMIDHCAQFVDEFNKDADFHYTKEEAVANMKLFFPTLKRWAVR, from the coding sequence ATGGAAACAAAATTTTGCCAAAGCTGCGGTATGCCGCTGCAAAAGAATGAGGAGTTAGGAACGAACCATGACGGAAGCAAGAATGAGGAATATTGTTGCTATTGTTATAAGGACGGGGCCTTCACGATGGCTTGTACGATGGATCAGATGATCGATCATTGTGCCCAGTTTGTCGATGAGTTCAATAAAGATGCGGACTTTCATTATACGAAAGAGGAGGCCGTAGCGAATATGAAATTATTTTTCCCGACATTGAAGCGCTGGGCGGTGCGATAA